The genome window TTGCCGACATTCTCGATCAGGTCTATGACAACGAGAGCGAAGCTGACGAACACGGGCCCGGTGGCACAACAACTGCCGGAGGCGGTGCACAAACATCTGCTAACGGGAATGGTCAGAAGGTTCAGTCAACCTCTTCATTAACGTCCGACGCTGCACTGGCCGGGGACCAAGAACCGGATTACACAGAAATGACCCGCGACGACCTTGTTCGCCTCCGCGACGATTTAACCCGACAAATGGGCGACGCCGCGAGAGACCTGAAATTCGAACTCGCCGCGCGGCTCCGTGACGAACTTGTTGGCGTCAAGAAAGAACTCAAGGAAATCACCGAAGCCGGAGTTGAATAGTGTCAACAGCCCAGTGGCTTCAGCCCGCGCAATGTCACTGAGTGAAGTACAACGAAGTGACGTACCATAAAAGCTAAGGTTACTGTCGACATCGTCGACAAATGAGGTTGGGAAGGTAGAAATGAGCAAATACTCGACAATCGTTGTTGGTACAGACGGGTCTCAGTCGTCGCTTCTCGCAGTCGAGCGAGCAGCCGAAATCGCAGCGGCCTTGGACGCCACAGTAACCATCGGTTGCGCCTACTACGAAAACCAAGAAGAAGCCTCGAAGACCCTCCGCCAAGATTCCGTTACCGTCCTTGGCGACGACCCCGCACGTAAAAACCTAGAAAGTGCGGTAGAAGCGGCGCGCCGGGTCGGTGCAACCAACATTGAAACGGCAGTTCGGAAGGGAACGCCGGTCGAAGCGCTCATGGCCATCGTGAAAGAAGTCGACGCCGATCTCCTGGTGGTGGGAAACCGAGGAATTAACTCTCTGACCGGACGATTGTTGGGATCGGTTCCAGCCGACGTGGCTCGTCAATCAAATTGCGATGTTATGATCGTCCACACGGTTGACTAAGACTTAGCTAAAACATGATGTAGACGAAGCCAGTACGTCGTTTCCAGCCAGGATTGGCTCCTTGTCCACTACACCTGATTGGGTGCCAAAACAAAGCATCCTCTTGCCGTGGGTTTTCTTCGGTATAAGATCGACCCATGCTCCCCACTGGATTGTCTCGTAATATCCGCCGACGTTTGTATGGTGCTGTTTTAGCAGCATCGATGATGTGCCTGCCGGCTCTGCAAGCACCACAAATGTTGCCACGTGCTGCAGCTGCTCCAGCGGGGCAGGGGTGTGTTCCCTTTGCGAATGCGGCTGTGAAGTGCTCTGTTCATTCCGCCACGATGAACCGGGATATTTCTGTAGTCATCCGTCCATCGCATACTGCCAACAACCCGCGTGTGGTCCAGTTCTTGGGCGGCATGGGCATTAAAAATGACACGAATGAGTGGCTGACCGATGGGCGCGCTTTAGAGCATATGGACTCGACGGATGCCACCTTGGTGTTCCCAGCGGGGGATTCGGCAAGTCTGTATACCGACTGGGATCATCCCACCGCTGATGGCAGGGTATTTAAATACAAGACTTTTCTTTCTGAAGAATTACCCGCATATCTTGCTAACAATTTCGGCGTTCCAGGTGGGGGAGCCGGGCATACATTAGTCACCGGCATCTCAGCGGGAGCCTGGGGTGCGATGGGCTTGGCCGCTCAACGTCCCGATTTTTACCGCAGCGTTCTTGCCATGTCTGGCTTCTACGATTCCAGGATGCCCGACCAGTGGTTAACCACCGACCTCCAGCCTCTCCTGACGGAGGGCGTGAACACTGTGCCCTGGTTCAATCTGGCTAATCGACGGGCGGCTAATCCCTCGGAGAATCTACAGAATTTGACGATGCCCATCATCGTGACGTCGGCTTCAGGTGTGATCAATCCTCTTGCCGATTACGGCGATAACCTGGTCGGCGCCGTCACTGAAGGTATCCCGATGGAAGCGGGGGCGACCGTCCAAACAGCGGAATTCGTCGCCCAGGCCCGCGCAGCAGGTGTCAACATTGATTACCGCCTGGATCCTATAGGCGTTCATGGTTGGGACACGTGGTCACGGATGGCGTGGGATCAAGGTGTGATGAATCAAGCGCTTTCGAACATCGGCTGACCCGAGTACACCACGGTGAGACCCTGGGTCGCCCGTGTGGCAGCAACATAGAGATCCTGAAATCCCTGGACCGCCGTATATGCAATATCTTCAGGTTCGATGATGACTACTTCGTCAAATTCCAACCCCTTCGTTTCCGACGGATCCAAGATACTCACCGATTGATCCAGGTCCGATTGTTGTACAGCCTGGTCGATACAGGAATGAAGATCAGGGTTGTTTGCCGCAGTGACAATCGCAATAGTGCGCTCTGACGATATTGCTCCTGCAACCTCAGAAATGACATGTTGCAGTTTGTCGACAACAGGGGTTCGCACCTGACCGTGATCCGAATCAGCCGACTCATGGTGCGCGCTTTCAGCGTCAGTGGCACGGCACGATTCCAACTCGGGTACATACACCATCGTGGGCCGTCGGCCATTCGAACGAATAGCAGTGTCCGACGAAGTATCAGGCGCCACATGATGGCGTATGTGGTCAACGACGTCGGTGATCTCTTTGGGAGTCCGGTAGTTAATCGTCAGCCGATGATGGTGCCACCGCGACTGGACGAACGGCTCCAGCGTGTCCGACCATGATTCCACCCCAGCTGGGCTTCCTGTTTGCGCGGTGTCGCCGACCAAGGTCATCCAGTGGTTAGGGCACCGACGCATCACCATCCGCCACTCCATCGCCGAGAGCTCTTGCGCTTCATCGACGACGACATGCCCGTAGGACCACAGTCGGTCTTCCTGAGCACGCTCGGCCGTCGTCCGATCATCCCGGACACGTTGGCGTTCCGCCAGCGCAGCAGCATCAAGAATGTCGTAGGCCATGAGTATTTCGGGATCGAATTGATCATCAACGTCTTGGGACGCCGACCCAGCCAAAATATCGAGGGCGTCCTGCGCCTCAGCTATACGTTTGGATCGCTCGCGCTCTTCCTTCGCTCTCTGTTCGTCGATATCCGCAAGGCCAATAATCGTTGCGAGCTCATCCAGAAGAGCAGCGTCTGAGGTGGAAAAACTCCGCCCGTCAGCTCTGCGGAGAGCCTCACGCGTGAGATCGTCATAATCATTAGTCGCGTGCTGCAGCGCGCTCTCGTCACTGAAGAGGGTTGCGAGCACGTCGATGGGATCCAGCTCGGGCCACAGACTATCCATCAATTCGATGACTGCAGGTTCCTCTTCCAGATCTTCCCGCAGCGCAACCTGGTCACCGGCGTCAAGGAGATTATTCCCGCCTAATGGGTCTTCGCCAATTTGATCGGCAAAGGCGTCGGCGAGAAGGTCCAGGAATTTGTCTTGAAAAATACCGCGCGCCTGATTGTGTGCTTTTCGCGAACGACGAGCCCGCGTCCGCGCAGCTCGAACCATCGCGGGCGTGACGTCCAGGTGATGGCCATCCACACTTAACGACGTCGTTTCGTCGGGGACGAGCTGATAGTTCTTCACGGCATTAGTCAGGATCTCCACCATTTCAATGGATCCTTTGACTTCTCTACTGAGCTCAGAGTCAATTCGCGACGACGTTACTCCGGGGTAGAGATCGCCGATGGTCGACAGAACGACGCCACCTTCGCCCAGCGTCGGTAGAACGCGGGAAATGTAGTCAATAAATGTCCTATTGGGCCCGATGACTAACACGCCGGTGGGAGAGAGGACGTCTCGCCATGTGTACAGCAGATATGCGACACGGTGGAGGGCTACTGCCGTTTTCCCAGTTCCGGGGCCACCTTCCACAACGGTGACTCCGCGGTAAGGATCACGGATGATGGTATCTTGCTCACGCTGAATTGTTGCGACGATGTCAGTCATATGCCCGGTGCGGGCGGCGTTGAGCGCTGAGAGCAGCGGGGATTCGTCGCCTGCACCACGTGGGGATGAGTCCGCGTTAACGCCATCCGCGTTGAGCGCTTCAGCGTCAAGGTACTCGTCAGTGACTCCCGTTACCGTGCGTCCGTTCGTCTGCAAGTGGCGTCGCAGGGCCACACCTTCCGGGTGTGCAGTCGTCGCCAAGTAATAGGGCCGTGCCCCCGGGGCGCGCCAATCCATGAGGAGAGTCCGATAATCGTCATCCTTATCGGACAACCCGATCCGCCCGATGTAGCGTCGATCCAGCTCAGGGTTGTCAGGAGATGGGTTTTCCGGTTCCTCGCCATCGGTTTCGACAACATCGATACGGCCGAAACACAGGCCAATTTCGGCTGAGGACAGCATGGTAAGCCGGTCATGCAACGTGCTATATGCCGTTTCTCGCTCGACGAGGCCACGAGGATCATGAGTACGCCGGCGTAGAACTGAACTCAGTTTTTCCTCAGAGAGTCGACGTTCACGATCGACGTAGGTGAAGAGTGAGTCGAGAACACGCTGCTCATAGGCGATGGCGGATTGTTCAGAATCGGTCGTGGGGGTTCCCACTTTTTCTCCAATAAACGTAGGGGTCTTTCGAAGTAATCATCCGTGACGGATCAACCCCGTGGGCGTGAGAACTGTTCGCCCACGGGGTAGGTTGCGTTGATCACCACCCACGCTCACGCCATTCGGCGAGATGAGGATATTCGGCACCCAGTGTTGTATCGTCCCCATGGCCCGGGTGGATACAGGTTGACCCATCATACACATCGAAGAGCTTGCGGGTGACGTCGTCTAATAAATGGTTGAAGGCCTCCGGCGACGACGTTTTTCCGACCCCGCCGGGGAAAAGAGAATCGCCAGTGAAAACGTGAACGGGCGCTTTAATACCGAGCGAAGATTGCGGGTCACAGGCTATGGCCAGGCCCTCACGAGTGTGGCCATGGAGAGTAATACCGGACAAGTGAAGGCCGGCTAGCTTCTCGCTGGCGAGGTCTAACCTTTCTCCATCCTTGGCGACGCGGTCAGCATCGGCAGGTAAATCAGGTGCATCCCCGGCGGACGCATGATGCCGTGCCCCAGTCTGCTGGAGAACCTCTTGGAGGGCTCCGACGTGATCATAGTGTGAATGTGTAGTGATAACGTCCGTTATTTTCACGCCTGCGGCATCGGCGAGATCGAGGAGGAAAGGCGCGTCAGTTGCCGCATCAATGAGGACCGCATCGTTATCCACTGCCAGGAGATAGCAGGAATTGTCCATGGATCCGACGGAGGTTTTGATAATGGATACGACGCTTGCCTCGGATGAGGAGGGTTTTCCGTCGCGGGTTTGAGGTGGGGCTTCATAGACCAATCGTTGAGCTTGCCGAGGGCCGTCAATATGCCCTGTGTACGAGCCAAAAACTATGCGTTCGTTGGTACGAGCTGCCGCGTTATGCGTGTCTGCGTGTGACGTTTCCGAGTTTTCTGGAGTGTTGTTGGAAGTACTCATGCGTCCACCCTAGGTCTTTTCCATGACGTTGTGTGCGGGGTGGCCTGTACTGGTCGTAGAATAGCGCGGTATTCGTTTCACAAACCATTAATGAGCGGTATAAGAAGGGAAATCTGTGGCAGATCGACTGATCGTCCGGGGAGCCAGTGAACATAACTTAAAAGGTGTTGATATCGATTTACCTCGAGACGAACTCATCGTTTTCACGGGTTTATCCGGATCCGGTAAATCATCCCTTGCCTTCGATACGATTTTTGCTGAGGGGCAGCGTCGTTATGTCGAGTCATTGAGCTCTTATGCCCGTCAGTTCCTTGGCCAGATGGAGAAACCGGCGGTCGATTTTATTGAGGGACTCTCACCAGCTGTTTCCATTGACCAGAAGTCAACGAACCATAACCCGCGTTCAACGGTGGGGACGATCACCGAAGTTTATGATTATCTCCGGCTTTTCTACGCGCGCATCGGCATCCCGCACTGCCCGACCTGTGGTGCGGTTATTGAGCGCCAGACACCGCAACAAATTGTTGACCAGATTATGGATATGGAGCAAGGTCTCCGCTTCCAAATCTTGGCTCCGGTTGTCCGGACACGAAAAGGGGAGTTTGTTGACTTATTCGAGAACCTTTCAGCACAGGGATATGTTCGTGTCCGTGTAGATGGAACGACTTATCACATTTCCGATGTCCCTAAATTGGAAAAACAGGTCAAACATAATATCGAAGTTGTTATTGACCGTCTGTCAGTAAAGCCGACTCAGAAGCAGCGGTTAACTGATTCTGTCGAAACCGCATTGAATCTTGCTGATGGGGTAGTCATCTTTGATTTTGTTTCCTTAGGTGATGACCATCCTTATCGTTTCCGACGTTTTAGTGAGAAGATGGCATGCCCGAATGGTCATCCATTAGCTATTGATGAACTGGAACCGAGAACGTTCTCGTTCAACTCCCCATACGGAGCTTGTCCCGAATGCGATGGGTTGGGGAGCAAGTTGACTGTTGATGAATCATTAGTGATTCCTGATGATACGAAGCCACTGGTCGAAGCTATCGCGCCGTGGGTGAGTAACCATTCAACGTTCTATTCGAAAATGGTGGAGGCAATAGCCCAGCAGTTGGGGGTTTCTCCGAGCACGCCGTGGAAAGACCTGACCGCGTCCCAGAAGCGGACGATCATGCATGGATCGAATCATCAGATTTCCATTCGTTATCGCAATGCTTATCGGAGGGTAAGGAAATATAGCGCGCCGTTTGAAGGGGTCATGCCATTTCTTCATCGGCGGATAGACCAGGCAGAGTCTGATTCGCAAAAACAGCGGTTCACGGCATATATGCGTGAGGTACCGTGCCCGAAGTGCCATGGGGCCCGTTTAAAGCCCGAGGTCCTCTCGGTCAAGATCGCTGGAGATTCTTCGGATGGCACCAATCAGGAGTTATCCATCGCGGAGCTTAGTGATTTATCTATCTCTGACGCTTCGGTGTTCTTAAATTCGTTAACGCTCTCCTCCCGTGAGGAAATGATTTCCGGCCGAGTGCTCAAGGAAGTCCAGGCGCGACTGACTTTCCTTCTCGACGTCGGACTGGAGTATCTCTCACTATCTCGTTCGGCTGGAACCCTTTCAGGTGGAGAAGCTCAACGTATTCGCTTAGCGACGCAGATCGGCTCAGGCCTGGCGGGCGTGCTCTACGTTCTTGACGAGCCTTCGATCGGACTCCATCAGCGCGATAATCAACGATTGATCGCCACTCTGGAACAGCTTCGCGATCTTGGAAATACTCTCATCGTTGTCGAGCACGATGAGGAAACGATTCGTACAGCGGATTGGCTGGTCGATATTGGTCCGCGTGCTGGTGAATATGGTGGGGAAGTAGTCTATCAGGGCCGACCGGATGGTATCGAGAAGTGTAAGAACTCGTTAACGGGTGACTATTTGTCCCGTCGAAGGGTGTTGGCCGTTCCGGACAAGCGTCGAGAACTTGATAAAGACCGTCACATTACAGTCATTGAGGCTAAGGAAAATAATCTTAAAAACATCGATGTGTCTTTCCCACTCGGTGTTTTGACCGTCGTCACTGGGGTATCAGGGTCAGGTAAGTCGTCTTTGGTGAATGGTGTCCTGGCATCGACATTGCAGAGAGATTTGAACGGTGCTCGCGTCGTTCCTGGCCGTCACCGTCGGATTGAGGGGCTGGATCAGCTGGACAAGTTGGTGCAGGTTGATCAGAGTCCGATCGGTCGGACACCGCGGTCAAATCCTGCGACATATACGGGAGTTTTTGACAAGATTCGTAATCTTTTCGCCGAAACACAAGAGGCAAAAGTGCGCGGCTATAAAGCCGGTCGTTTTTCCTTCAATGTTAAAGGCGGTCGGTGCGAAGCATGTCGAGGCGATGGGACAATCAAGATTGAAATGAATTTCCTCCCCGACGTGTATGTCCCGTGTGAAGTCTGTCATGGCGCGCGGTATAACCGGGAAACTCTTGAGGTCAAATATAAGGGCAAAAACATTGCCGAAGTCCTCGATATGCCCATTTCTGAGGCTGCCGACTTCTTTGAACCGATCACCTCTATCCACCGGTATCTCGCAACTCTTGTCGACGTTGGTCTGGGTTATGTCCGTTTGGGGCAGTCGGCAACGACGTTGTCCGGTGGTGAAGCTCAGCGCGTTAAATTAGCTTCCGAACTGCAAAAACGCTCTCGTGGGCGGACGGTTTATATCCTTGATGAGCCAACGACCGGGTTGCATTTTGAAGATATTCGGAAGCTCATGCTCGTGATTCAAGGTCTCGTAGATAAAGGGAACTCCGTCATCGTTATCGAGCACAACCTAGATGTCATCAAGATGGCAGATTGGGTCATCGATATGGGGCCAGAAGGCGGTGCCGGCGGTGGACGTGTCGTTGATCAGGGGACGCCTGAAGATCTCGTGGATCGTCGGGAAGAAACCGGTTCCTATACCGCGAAATATTTGGCGGATATGCTCCCTAGAAATAGTAAATAATTGGAGCCACAGCCGAGTTACAGACCGGTCGGTCTAACTGATTGGGATCGGGGTTTCTATACTCGATCCCATGAAATTGTTGAAACACATCACTGAGGCAGTTGGTGATACGCCCCTAGTGCAGCTGCAGTCTGTTGTTCCGGATGGAGCAGGCTTAGTTGCTGCCAAAATTGAATACCTTAACCCGGGCGGAAGTTCTAAGGACCGCATAGCGAAAAAGATTATCGATGCTGCGGAAAAAGAGGGAAAACTCAAGCCCGGCGGAACCATTATTGAACCGACGTCGGGAAACACCGGAGTCGGTTTAGCCATGGTTGCCCAAGAACGCGGGTACCAGTGCATCTTTGTCTGCCCCGACAAAGTGGGTAAAGACAAAATCGATGTTCTGCGTGCCTACGGTGCCGAAGTCGTCGTGTGCCCGACGGCCGTAGAGCCCGATAGTCCTGACTCGTATTATTCAGTGTCAGATCGTCTTGTTTCCGAAACGCCCGGAGCCTTTAAACCTGATCAGTATTCCAACCCCAATGGGCCGGCTAGCCATTATGAATCCACCGGCCCAGAAATTTGGCGGGATATGGACGGGGAAATTACTCACTTCGTAGCAGGAGTGGGCACCGGTGGAACAATTACGGGCACGGGCCGTTTCCTCAAAGAGGTTTCGAACGGAGCAGTCAAAGTCATTGGTGCTGATCCCGAGGGCTCGGTCTATTCGGGTGGTTCCGGACGCCCGTATCTCATCGAAGGAGTCGGTGAGGACATGTGGCCCGACGCCTACGACCGCAACCTCCCCGATGAGATAATTTCCGTGACTGACGCTGAAGCCTTTGCGATGACGCGTCGCTTAGCAAGGGAGGAAGGTCTTTTAGTCGGTGGATCGTCGGGAATGGCCGTTGTTGCCGCAATAAAGGTTGCTCAACGGGATCCGGACGCCAAAATTGTTGTTCTTTTGCCTGACGGTGGCCGGGGATACTTAGGCAAGATTTTCAATGACGAGTGGATGCTTTCGTATGGTTTCGATACCGGACGCCCCCGTGAACAAGAAGAGCCGACGATAGCCGACATCCTTCGCCGTAAGAATGATTCAGCCTCGTCGCTTCCCGCTTTCGTTCATACTCACCCGAATGAGACCATCCGTGATGCCATCAATATTTTGCGGGAATTCAACGTATCGCAGATGCCAGTCCTAGGGGCCGAACCTCCGATTGTGGTGGGAGAAATTCGTGGCGCTGTCACCGAAAGAGGCCTGCTACGAGCTGTGTACGAGGATGGTCATTCGTTGTCGGATTCGGTGTCGTCCGTGATGGAGGACGCCATGCCCCTCGTCGGCGATCAAGAGCGAGCATCTGAAGCGATCAAGCAACTAGAAAGTGTGGATTCACTGATGGTTCTCGCTGACGGTGTTCCGGTTGGAGTGGTAACTCGTCAAGATCTGCTTGGTTTCGCCAAAAAGTAAAGCATATAAAGAGCGAAGCCTAGTGGGAATAAAACCAATACGTTCTGAAGAAAGGGAAAACATGAGTGACATAGAAAAGGGAGACGCTCGAGACCGAGGATTGGAGACGTCTGCCGTTCACGCAGGGTGGACGCCGGAGGCTGCAACCGGAGCAGTTAATCCACCTATTTATGCAACGTCTACCTATGCCCAAGACGGAGTCGGTGGACTGCGCGGCGGTTATGAGTATTCCAGGACGGGAAACCCAACCCGCACTGCATTAGAAAAAGCAATCGCTGAGCTAGAGCGGGGCAAGTACGGACGTGCCTTTGGCTCCGGAATGGCGGCTAGTGACGCAGTTTTGCGGGCCATGCTCAAACCCGGCGATCACATCATCATCCCCAATGACGCATATGGCGGAACATTCCGCCTCATTGACAAGATTTTTGCGAAGTGGGGGATCGATTACACACCAGTGGCAATTAACGATCTCGATGAGGTGCAATCCGCGCTTACTGATCGGACGCGGCTGGTATGGGCTGAGTCCCCAACCAATCCGCTCCTAACCATTGCGGATATCCCTGCTCTGGCTAAAGTCGCGCACAGCGTGAACGCCCGGTTGGTGGTTGACAATACGTTTGCTACTCCGGCTTTGCAGCAACCGTTATCGCTTGGTGCAGACATCGTCGTCCATTCGACTACGAAATACATCGGTGGGCACTCTGATGTGGTTGGCGGAGCAGTAGTGACGTCGGATCAAGAGGTCGATGATGAGGTTGCTTTCCTGCAGAATTCAGCCGGTGCAATTGCCGGGCCCTTCGATTCATTCCTTACCCTGCGTGGACTGAGGAGTCTGCCAGTCCGGATGGAGCGACACAGCGCGAATGCCCAGGCCATAGCTAACCGATTGGCTGATCACCCCGCGGTTAAAGAGGTCATTTATCCAGGGTTGGAGAGCCATCCCGGGCACGCGGTTGCCGCTGCTCAAATGTCTCACTTCGGCGGCATGGTCTCTCTTCGCCTCGCTGACCACGATGCGGCACAGCGTCTATGCAAGAACACATCGGTCTTTACACTTGCCGAATCGCTTGGCGGCGTTGAATCACTGATCGAGCATCCGGCAGCCATGACCCATGCGTCGACAGCGGGATCAGTGCTGGAAGTTCCCGATGATTTAGTTCGACTTTCGGTTGGTCTAGAATCCGCCGAAGACCTTATCGCCGACCTATTACAGGCACTTGACTAGTTACCACACCTGGGCCGGTAGCACACCTTCAATCGACGCATCCCTGGAACGATTAGCTAAAGATTTGGTAGTGGTCCACGACCCTGCTATCCTGATTGACACGACCGTCCGACGTGGTGGAAATCCACGCGGGCTACAAGCGGAGGATGCTCCCACCACGTGACCGCCGAAAGGTTGGACTCTGGTAGAAGGTTACCGATAAGTTTTGGCTTACGCTCAGGACTTATGTGTTGAGCCTTGGTAGCATCCCCGTCTTACAGAGTGGATCTGTAAAGCGGGGATTCTTTTATGGCGCAGCAAAGGAACCCACTCCTCAGGTGTTGGAACTCGTGCATTATGCGCACTCGTGAAAATGCCTGTGAGTCCGGTTCAAAGGTTTATCCAGCGCTTGTAGCACGTCAGTGCGGCCAGACCAGTCAATGTTCATCCCTATTGAGGAGTCTCACATCAGCGCTGAAGCTCGCATTAATGAGCGAATTCGTGTCCCCGAAGTTCGACTCGTTGGCCCTAGTGGCGAACAGGTTGGAATCGTGCGTACCGACGATGCTCGCAAGCTCGCCTATGACGCCGATCTTGATCTTGTCGAGGTTGCGCCACGTGCAAAACCACCTGTGGCCAAGATCATGGATTACGGCAAGTACAAGTACGAGCAAGCACAAAAGGCTCGCGAATCTCGCCGCAACCAGCAGCAGACCGTCGTCAAGGAACAAAAGTTCCGGCCCAAGATTGACGATCATGATTATGAGACTAAGAAGGGCAATGTTGTCCGGTTCTTGGAGAAAGGCTCCAAGGTGAAGGTCACAATCATGTTCCGTGGTCGCGAGCAGTCTCGTCCGGAATTAGGTTTCCGGTTGCTCGAGCGCTTGGCTGATGACGTCGCCGATGCCGGCGTCGTTGAATCTCGGCCCAAGCAAGATGGTCGCAACATGACTATGGTTCTCGGTCCTGTGCGTCGCAAAGGTAAGAAGTAGTCCTTCTCACAACGACAGGGCAGTGCATGAACTGCTGAGGGATTCCCGTGCGTTTCTTTCGGCGAGTGCTCTGCCCAGTGTGGCGTGAGCCGAGAAGTCGTAGATCGATTCGCGACGATCTCGGCAGCGTGCAAGACCAACTCATTCAATTTGTGCAAAGGAAAATCGGCAGTGAAGCAGAAGACCCACAGCGGAATTAAGAAGCGCATCAAGAAGACGGGCTCCGGCAAACTCCGCCGCGAGCAGGCTAATCGCCGTCACCTTCTCGAGGGCAAGCCATCGACCCGCACCCGTCGTTTGAAGGGCGATACTTCCGTTTCCCGTAACGACACCAAGCGCGTTAATCGGCTCCTGGGCGAGGGCTAGAAATCACCCGCTCGGTAACACCCCCGACTAGATAGAAGGAAGTAACACTGTGGCTCGTGTGAAGCGTTCAGTTAATGCTAAGAAGAAGCGTCGCGAGGTCCTGAAGTCCGCTAAGGGCTACCGCGGACAGCGTTCCCGCCTGTACCGTAAGGCTAAGGAGCAGATGCTCCACTCGAAGACTTACGAGTTCCGGGATCGTCGTGCGAAGAAGGGCGATTTCCGCAAACTGTGGATCACTCGTATTAATGCAGCGGCCCGCCAGAACGACATGACCTACAACCGCCTCATCCAGGGTCTCCGCCTCGCTGGCGTAGACATTGATCGCAAGAACCTTGCTGATCTCGCAGTCTCGGATGAGCAGGCATTCTCCGCATTGTGTGCGGCTGCTAAAGACGCTTTGCCCGAGGATGTTAACGCCCCGGCGAAGTAGTTTTTAGCTTCCCTCGGCTCCACACCATCAGCGTGTGTCATCGCATCTTCCTGTGATGGTCACTGCTAGTACATCGTGGGGGCGGGGTATGTTTTTTCGTCGCTCCATTGAGAGCGACGTTTTCTTTATATTGAGTGAAGTCGGGTCAACCACAAGCAAGCTTGGTTTCCTGAGAGAATTTTTGACTCCATACACCATTCATAGCGGCCCGCCGTTCACAAGAATTGAAAAGAATTGCTGAGTGATGTGCGATCACGTGGATAACATTTCCGAAACGTCTACCGATTATCCCCACCATCGTTTAACCGATGATCGACCAGATCAGGTTTTTACGGTACGAACTCCGAGGATTATCGCAGCCCGGAAGCTACTTAAGTCGGCTGGCCGACGAAAAGAAAAGAAGTTTCTTGTCGAGGGCTTCAATGGGGTAGAGGGTGCTTTATCGGCCGGAGTCGCCAAAGAAGTGTTTGTGGCCGATAGCGCCTGGGACAAATTTTCCACGTTACGAGAGTTGGCTCGCGAACAACATGTTCCGGTGAGCGTAATCGATGATAAAGCTGCTTCAGCCTTATCGGAGACAGTAAGCCATAGCGGAGTATGCGCCACCTGCCAATTACTCTCCACATCAGTGGAATCATGTATCAACCGCGCGCGACGTGGACGTGGCCTCGTCGCCGTCGGAATTGATATGTCTGATCCGGGTAACGCTGGGACGTTTATCCGAACGGCCGATGCCGTTGGTGCGGACTGCGTTGTGTTCCTGGGAAATTCGGTTGACATTCACAATGGCAAGACGGTGA of Corynebacterium kroppenstedtii DSM 44385 contains these proteins:
- a CDS encoding universal stress protein, translated to MSKYSTIVVGTDGSQSSLLAVERAAEIAAALDATVTIGCAYYENQEEASKTLRQDSVTVLGDDPARKNLESAVEAARRVGATNIETAVRKGTPVEALMAIVKEVDADLLVVGNRGINSLTGRLLGSVPADVARQSNCDVMIVHTVD
- a CDS encoding alpha/beta hydrolase; protein product: MLPTGLSRNIRRRLYGAVLAASMMCLPALQAPQMLPRAAAAPAGQGCVPFANAAVKCSVHSATMNRDISVVIRPSHTANNPRVVQFLGGMGIKNDTNEWLTDGRALEHMDSTDATLVFPAGDSASLYTDWDHPTADGRVFKYKTFLSEELPAYLANNFGVPGGGAGHTLVTGISAGAWGAMGLAAQRPDFYRSVLAMSGFYDSRMPDQWLTTDLQPLLTEGVNTVPWFNLANRRAANPSENLQNLTMPIIVTSASGVINPLADYGDNLVGAVTEGIPMEAGATVQTAEFVAQARAAGVNIDYRLDPIGVHGWDTWSRMAWDQGVMNQALSNIG
- a CDS encoding HelD family protein, which encodes MGTPTTDSEQSAIAYEQRVLDSLFTYVDRERRLSEEKLSSVLRRRTHDPRGLVERETAYSTLHDRLTMLSSAEIGLCFGRIDVVETDGEEPENPSPDNPELDRRYIGRIGLSDKDDDYRTLLMDWRAPGARPYYLATTAHPEGVALRRHLQTNGRTVTGVTDEYLDAEALNADGVNADSSPRGAGDESPLLSALNAARTGHMTDIVATIQREQDTIIRDPYRGVTVVEGGPGTGKTAVALHRVAYLLYTWRDVLSPTGVLVIGPNRTFIDYISRVLPTLGEGGVVLSTIGDLYPGVTSSRIDSELSREVKGSIEMVEILTNAVKNYQLVPDETTSLSVDGHHLDVTPAMVRAARTRARRSRKAHNQARGIFQDKFLDLLADAFADQIGEDPLGGNNLLDAGDQVALREDLEEEPAVIELMDSLWPELDPIDVLATLFSDESALQHATNDYDDLTREALRRADGRSFSTSDAALLDELATIIGLADIDEQRAKEERERSKRIAEAQDALDILAGSASQDVDDQFDPEILMAYDILDAAALAERQRVRDDRTTAERAQEDRLWSYGHVVVDEAQELSAMEWRMVMRRCPNHWMTLVGDTAQTGSPAGVESWSDTLEPFVQSRWHHHRLTINYRTPKEITDVVDHIRHHVAPDTSSDTAIRSNGRRPTMVYVPELESCRATDAESAHHESADSDHGQVRTPVVDKLQHVISEVAGAISSERTIAIVTAANNPDLHSCIDQAVQQSDLDQSVSILDPSETKGLEFDEVVIIEPEDIAYTAVQGFQDLYVAATRATQGLTVVYSGQPMFESA
- a CDS encoding MBL fold metallo-hydrolase encodes the protein MDNSCYLLAVDNDAVLIDAATDAPFLLDLADAAGVKITDVITTHSHYDHVGALQEVLQQTGARHHASAGDAPDLPADADRVAKDGERLDLASEKLAGLHLSGITLHGHTREGLAIACDPQSSLGIKAPVHVFTGDSLFPGGVGKTSSPEAFNHLLDDVTRKLFDVYDGSTCIHPGHGDDTTLGAEYPHLAEWRERGW